The following is a genomic window from Nymphaea colorata isolate Beijing-Zhang1983 chromosome 3, ASM883128v2, whole genome shotgun sequence.
tttatttttatcatattgTTTTATATGTGATCAGAAGTGTGGTAAAATAGGTATGAAAGTGACTTACAAAACTTTGAagttttttccaaataaaattttcaatcaaatatgaaatgaaagtgGATGTGAAAGGAAAATGgtgtttttgctttttgatgTAATTGTTTTGACTTTTCTAAtgttgaatttttaaattttaaaagaataaaattacAATTTTCATATCAGCATATGCACTTTAAATATTAGATTTGTGTCAACCAAATTCGTAAGAAATCAGATCCCATACAGGCAAAGAAGGCAAATGTCAACACGATATCTGATCCCAACCATAGCCTAAGCACAATGATAAAGATGTTAGTAAGCCCAAGCCAAGGTCCACAGCAAACTCACAAAGTTGTATCCAGATGGACAACGGCACCTCAGATATGCATGCTTAGGGTTAAAAAAGACACAAACGAAAGTTCAAAGTTTTTACAGTTACTATGGAGCACTGTTATCAATATCGTTTTCTGAATCAAATTGAAGAGACCGATGATTCAGCAAACCAGCTGAATTGaagtgaaattgaaaatgttcgTGAATTGGATtgactaaaaaaattaattttttatttaaaaaagcaaaaagatgaaaaaaatttaaaaaacacttTAAGCAGTAATAAAAATAGCTTTAGGTAGTCAAAACAATaaactaataataataataatagcttaatagaaatattaaaaaaaacaaatataaccCGGTTTAACATAAGATAATAGCTTGTCACCACCATGGCATCAACAATAATAGTAGTAAtaataaacaataataataatcaaaataacgagaaggaaaaaaaaaagtagttttaacaaagaagaagaaggacgaGAAGAAtgacaaacaaagaaaaagaaagactggaagaatgaagaaaaagaagagtaaCTGAATGATAAGAATAAAGAAGGATCTGGCAAATTCTTGTGAAGAAGAGGACAAAGAAGTTCCAATTAAGAGGAAGAGTGAGAAGAACAAAGATTGAAAGAATGAAGAAGTAGCAAGTTCTTCTGAAGAAGTaggaacagaaaaaggaaatactaaaacaaagaaatggGACAGATTGAAGAATTTTAAAAGCTCTTgtgaaggaggaggaaaaggaaatgttgaactagaagaaacaaagaaacgaGACCAATTTGTTCAATtcatgtgaagaagaagaataaggacGAAGCAGAAATAATTAACCAAGAAAGGAACCCCATGACAGATCTGGACAAGTTTCTGTTATAAAGAACCAGGCggaagagggggaggaggaatAAATACCATCTCCACAATTTGGGAAATGTGGAGCCTAGGACTGCTGTTTTGCTGGATCCTATCATATGGGTGCAGTGTGTGGATGCGGATACGGCAAGTTTCACGATGTTATCATGATGAGACATCATCTCAGGAGACTTAGAACAATCAGACGATGGAAATTCCAATGGCATAAATTTGGAGTCAAAACAGGgtgaaatgaagaaataaattttcacacTTTCGTCAGACCTACCTCCAACACTTCAACAGCATCAATACTGATCAATGGATCCGAAACATGCTGTGCCCACAAGTTGAGAACCAAAGGAGAAATAACTGGTTCTACAGAAACTATTGCACCATTTCCTGGCATTCAAGTAATACAAAGTCAAGAAAACCAGAAGCAACAATTCACTAAATGATATGGACAACAACATAATACATCGCCACACCTGCCTTTACCGCAGCTTGCAGTGTCTCAAGAACTAAATGCATTGTTTCATCGGAAGCCTATGAAGGAAAAAGATCGCCTTTCAATTCTTTATCAAGAAAGCTAATAATAAAATTGTTCCAAGTCAAACCTACCTGCTTAAGAAGCTCAACTATGGCTGAAAATAGACCTATAATATGGGGCTGCATGGTGTCATAGTTCGAATCCTGCAAAAGTTGAGATAACGCTCGGCAGGCACCTACTTTTACTGGTGGTGGACTGCAGGGCAACAGCGATGTGCAGGACTGATAAGTTTCATGGCAATTGGGATTTTAGGTATTCTATGTCAACATAAAGAAAATGGTTATTACACTTCAGAAGCAATTGCCTGCATAgctgcaaaaagaaaatgcttGAGAGTTGTTTGTCCAACctgtaaaataaagaaactatGCTCAAGTATTAATTCCACCCCaaaagttaaaaaggaaaagatgatcACATATTGCTGAACTACAAAGGAAACAATCGCTGGAGTTACCACAGAGGAAAACTTAGCAATTGTTGAAAATATCCTCGCATGGAGAAAAGGAAATTCTTGAACCACTGCAAAATGAATTGAAGTGGATAAACAACAGAAAATTATCCAGAATTTACATGAATGTAAACCTGAAAAACATCCAATACCTATCCCCATATCTTTGGTAAGCATTGGTTCAATGCACCTTCCTATTCTCAGTTTCACTGATTCATCATCCTGCCAAGAAGAATAATGAAATTTGATCTGTAACATCAGGAGGCAGTAAAACATAGGGCCGACaaccaaaataaaacaaatggaTCATAACACTGCAAGTCAATATAGCAAGCAAACCTCAGGTTCAGCCACCACTTCTGCCAGTGCTCCCAAGGAGAAAATTGCTGCCTCCGCCAGCTGCACAAGGAAAATCAGAAGCACATAAGAAAGCAGAGATATATTACATGTAGCGTTTCACAATCACCAAGAAAGGAACTTCTGAAGCAGCTCCATAACCACTGCTGATATATGAAGTACAAGATACACATAAATGCCACTAATCAATTGATATATGTAGATCTTGTGCACATCCCTGTCACAATTTATATACCCTTTTGAATTAGAACTGCACCAAGTATTGCATAATCTAACCTATAAGTCCATGACCCAGAAAAAATCTCTTGGTGGATCACTGGATCTTTGAGTAAAAATATAGAATATGGATGCACTTGTGAGGTCATATGCATAGCATGTGCATCATCCTGGTGGCCCCTGGACACCTTGTCCATAAGATTTCAGTAAACACTAATGCTAAAATCAAGGATATGATGTAAGATAAGGGCTGAGAAATTTTGATtcagaaaaatgattttcttttacatatatacCTAGTTCATAAGTGCCAGAATCCACGTTGATATCAAGCTCacaaagtaagaaaaaaaaaacagaattttaaaatatcagAAGTCAGGTTACTAACTTTCCACCAACGACTGGAACCAGAAGCTTTTGCTTGAAGAGATTCACTGAATCGATTTTGAGCAGCTTCTAGAACAGCCTCAATTCCATCATCATAAGCCTTAACAATCTCTTCTAACAACAACAAACCTGATTGTAAACAAATAAGGTAGTAAGTTACCCAGTCAATTTTAGAAAGATGGCATcaaatttataaatgaaaaaacaattaaagaaataaataacaGGCAATACCAGAAATTCGACAACTATAAGCCATGTCATCCTCATCAGCAACATACTGATTAGCATCAGCCACCCATGTCTGAACCTGCACAAGTTTAAGAAGACCAAAAAGTAAGGAAAATATTTCTTCACCTAGAAGGATTAAGTGATCAAATGGACTTGTAAAGTTTCTAAAATAGCAAAATAATCTTGGCACTCTCAAGCGAAAAACTAAAACCTTCCTCAGAACAAAACTAAAGATATATTAAATGCCATAGAGCATGTACAGCAGAAAAGGTATTCTTGATTGATTGtatcatgaaaaagaaaaaataggagTAATCTACCTGCTCTTCAGTCATTTGCAGAAAAGCAACAGCATAATACAGCAGCTCCTTAATATTTCCCTGAACAACCTGGAGAAAACCATgacccaaaaaacaaaagtcaCCCTTACAATTTTAGACATGATTCCGCATGGCTGAGTGATAACTGATAACTCATCATTTGTACCACAGTAGCAAAAGAATACAAACCATTACCTTACTCAGCTTCCTATCACCAACAACAGTGAGAAAGAACTCAAACAACTGCAGGAAAACCAACACCATAAGAAGGATATCAACTGTAAAAGGTAATAAAACTGGTCAAAGACTCAAAATCAATCCACAATGGTCCACTTGTATGTGTTGCCTTGGGCAATGAAATGTAAGAAAATGTGTTTGGAAGATCGATGATAGCGCTACAATGAAGTAAGAAAGATGTCAACCTCCAGAAATACCTTAAAGAGGCATTTACATTTTCCCAGACCCGAAAATAAGATGCAGAAACTTGGAAAATAATACCTGTTCAACAAATCTAATTGTAGATACCATAAAAAATGGTACTGATTGTATATAGATAAAAAGTTCTGCATTCAGGAAAACTTGCAGAAATCTGGACGGTTTCCAGGATTCCAGAAAAAAAACCACTAAACCACCATTTATATCAGTACATTGCTCCATAAGCATAGGATGCAGAAAGAAAACAGGCCAGTTATGGACAGATTATTAGACAACAgtcaaaatcatatttgaaaacattagACAAAAAAATTAACCTGAATAATTCAACATTTGGTATCTTCCTGCTATAttattcatatccaaatagTTCACTGAATTATGGTACGTGTGGTACCAAACATGGACAAACTGAGCAAGACAAGCACTTTACATTGTGGGTCACCTCCACTTAAGCTGTAGTAGCCATGCTGGCTTGAGTAAGAATTAAGCCTGGCTATTTCGATCTATATATAATAGTGTCAATGGTCCCAATTGCCTTATTAACTTCTTCGACCAAGTAGCACCAGGTGAAATTTTGAGTTTCAGCTCAATGGCATTTCAAAAAGTGGTATCTATCTTTTTATAAAAGTGCTTTTCCTATACTTTCTCAATTAGATGGTCTTATGATTTCTCCAAGAACAATAATTTGTACAACGTGATTACGGGATTACCTGAATAACAAAGGCATCAAGACTTGTATCTGCACCATCTGAATCAACTCTGCCAGAATAAGGATCTTCTGTACCTTGTATTGATGATAATTCATATACTCGCAAACATGACACAAAAGTTTGCCATGTAGAAGCCAGGACAgctataaacaaagaaaaaaatgttaaagtaTATAAACAACtacgtatatatgtatatcaacaattgtgtatatatgtatatacattcaTGTGTGTGTACGCAGaaagtttgtatgagaaaatATAAGTTTACCAACAAATTCTGCTTCTCCAAGGCTGCGGAAACTTTGAATTAACTGAATCAAGCACTTCAACACCTGGTTGAAACTTAATTAGTGACCACCTgaacatatatcatatatgaaaTAAGCTGGTGTGAGAATCAAACAATGAAATGCAAAATGACTGCCCACCTCCATCCTAATACCCCAATCATCTGGATCCTCAGACTGCACAGGAGCTTGCATAATAGATGAAAACTGTTCCATCCATGCCTTAAACATTGGAACCATCAGCTCTCTGGTTTCTGACTAAAGAAAAGTAATGGATCAATTTGAATCACCATGTATTAGATCCACATGAGATTAACCAAATGCAATATACTTTGGTACTACATATATTCTGCATGTAAGCAGATGGAGCTGTACCTTGTAAACACCAGTCATCGACCCCAATGTAGAAATGCAAGAATGAACTATTGAAAGAGCTTTAGTTCTCATATGCTTGTTATAGATCTGGACATGTTTTATggcaaatatattaaaaaactagTGACTTCATACATAAAATTTATCAATTTCTTGTCATGTTATTAGCAGGCAGCagctgaaaaaaaatttatttaatgcTTCAAATGGCTCTACAGACCAACCTGATGAGATGAAACAATGGTATGTAAATGAGGAAACAAAAGTTGCACCAGTCTTGGAACTGAGGAATCATCCAAGTCACCAGATAGAAGAGCCAGACATCTCAATCCTCCATGCACTGCAAAgtaaaggaaataaaataaacagACAAAGAAAAGATATGAGACTAAAGAACAACATGTCAGTTCATAACAGACCAGTTACCTGTGTATATTCTTACAAAAGGGTTCAGGAAAGATAAATGATAGACATACATTACAAATACAACTTCAGTCATTACCCGCATGGATATTGCTCCGGTCAGTAATCAGCTTTAAAAGAAATGGCATCAACTCAGGCCATTCCTCTGGCCAGTCATAATGTGCAATGGACGCCACTGCCATGCTAGCAGCAGTGCAGATTTTGCCATGAGAATCATCCAATGCCAGAAGCAGGAGATTTCTTATAGTAACCTGACAAGTTAATGCAAAAATGGCTCAAAAAGATATATCATAGAACAATCTTCAGAAACAAAAATGCTTAGAGGAATCATTGTACATTGACTGTATACTTGATAACTTCCATGGAAATTATTTGGCATGTTCATAAGACATGAAAGAATGTCCTGCCCTTTACAATTTTGTTTAGGATAAGGATGTGCTCAATAAATGATAAGAAAATACACTTGCATGTAATTTGTGCGAGATTTGAATGCACCAGCCAAGTAGCATATTTAGTTGCAAACtggaaacaaataaataagtGGATTGGGGCTTAACCTTTTCCATAGGTGGAACCAGAGGGTGCGTGTAATTTGGGTCATCTTCCTGCCAGTGCTGTTTGACAAACTGCTTCAGCAGGACTGCAGCTAAGTGATCAGGTCAAGTTCCACCTCACACACGATTTTTAAGATATGTGTCAAAATGAACTGAAAGGCCAATACAGAACACAAACGACTACctaataaataaaactatattttttcaTCTAGGATATCTGCCGCAGTCCAAAAGGAAGTTCTTTGTTGATTGTGACTTTAGATAATGCAACCCCAAAACCTTCAAAGAAATAAGCAGCGGAAATGTATGAAAATTGTGTCAGTCATACACAGAGAGTAATGTAAGTATtggaaacaaaagcaaaagatgtCCCTGTTTAAATCGATTGAAGGGTAAGAATATAGAGATGCCCTGAATCAGGATCTAATTCCAAACCATAGCATCAAATAAACAAAGAACAGACAAATTATTGAAGAACTGTGAGACCTTAAGTCCAGTGACACGTTAGTTATGTTTACACATTCATAAGCTCAACCAATCGTCTGTCGAGATACACCCACTTTTCCATGCATTTGCCTTTTCCTGTTTCTTTGTTTACTTTTGGGTTTAATGGTCCATCCATGAAATTCGAACTTTGTCTGAAATAGTTTACCACCAAACTCGATCACCAACCAACTCGCGACAATTAGCTAAACATTTAGCAGGCTAATTAAGCTCATCTGCAATTATAGAAATTTCTGACGGTAACTTCGTGATACCTATAAATCAGACCAACCTGCCGAGCAACATTTGTGAACTTGTTCTATGGGATGAAAactaaataaataagtagacATTTAAAAACAATCCCTAGTTCCACAAAATGATGCGCTGCCAGCGCAGTCCAAGTAAACAATTAGCCTAGACTATCTAAACTTTCGCCCGGACCGACTATGTTCTCCACAGCCATAAAGAAAGCTCGGCCACGCggaaaaacacaataaatgaGCCCAAGATTTCAAGCCAACATCAAAATCACGTTCAAAAGAATCCGTGCGGCCAAACCGAGACCATTAGACACAACTCTTGGCTCTAAAAGAACGAATCGAATAAGTGTTTTAAAAATAAGAGCACCCCCAGTAAaacaaggaaaagcaaaataaaaacaCCGAGTTGATAGATAAGTCGATGGCTTCGGTACCGGGCTGAGACGAGGCTTCCCTTAAGGAAGCCTCCGCGAAGGATCGGACGTCCTGATTGGGGTCGAGCGTCGCCGTGAGGCAGTTGAGCAGCCATTGCTGATCCCGATCCATCGCGACGCTCTGACCCTCCATCCACCGCCAGAGCCTACAATGCAACGGTAAAGACCCCAATTGAGCAGTCGATCGACCTCTAACCGGATCGTTGCCTCTCGACAAAgtaaggagaagaagagaagcgATGGAGGACGAAGAGGGATCAGAAGGAGAGCGCGTGGAGGGCCAAGGCAAAAATGGAGAGAAACTCCACACCCTTTTCTCgtttcttttccccttctttttctttttcgttttcccGCTCTCTCTCCCGCGTTTATCAAAGGCTAGGGTAGGAACGTAAAGGGGTCGGTTCGAGTCGGATCCACGGCTTACCAGATTCGATTTGGTTGGATTCTCCAAAATCGGATCCGGATTCAGACTTAAATTTCTTAAAACAGATCTGAACCTACAGGCGAGACCCGAACTTTACAGTAACCAGGTCGGATCCGTATCTGGTCTTGGGTCACCTGAATGGTATACCGACTCTGAGTCAGATCATAATTCAGATCTCTTTCCTTTTAATATATCCAGTTTTGATTTGTAATTGGATCTTTCGGACTCATTGATATCTCAGCTTTAGAACTGTTCTTGCATTCCGGGCCTCGATTAAGTTTTGGATTCCGCTGAGGAGATAGCAAACGGGTCCACGCATCACCCGATGTAAACCGGTTTATAAAATATCAGACAAGGTCGAAGAAACcataaatttacaaaaaaggaCGCTTCGCTTTTGGTAAAAATTAACAACGTTcgcttttcatttttaacgcCCCTTAATCGAAAAGCATGGTGTAAGAAGGGTGCggttgaattaaaaaaataaaaataaaactctaCGGTGGATATTGTTGTTTCTCGAAGAGCATTGTTTGTGAGCCTTCGATGataatgttttctttaattttcatgagaaaaatcttttgaGAATGAATGTAGTCGTAGATCAATTTctatagaaaacaaaaaaataaaatgagggTGAATGTAGACCAATTCTTGAAAGACAAAATGTTAAGAAAGTCTGGATagagttaaaagaaaaatctacgATACTTATGATACTTAATTAATTGATCATGAAGGTTCTTTGTACAAGATGATTAGTACAATTGATAATGTTGTATGAGTTAAATGACCAAAGTGCCCTTATTGGTTAAACGGAATCCCCACCAATCTGCTCTCCTTTCCTGATAGTAAAACTATacgtaaaaaaataaaaaataaaatcgcCGTATAAAACTACCAAAAAACTATTCTGATTAGAGCATGCGTTCCCATGTCAGCTGCGCAATATGGAAAGTGCCGTCGAAGTACAATGCTTAGATGTAGTTTAATACTTGTGATCATGCATTTCATTGTCAATCTCGACTACAATGTATATTTGAATGCTTATTACTTTGTGCTTGTTTATATTATGGAAGTTCAAGTCTCTGCATGTTCGCTGAACAACTAGCAAGAGTGAATAAAAATGAACTACGTTGCGGTGAGAAACCGGTTTCCTTATTCAGGTCTCCAAATGTGCATGCATATCTTATTCATTTATCTGTGTTTCTTTTGCTcagtttttctcaaaacatGACTCTTTATCCTAGTTAAATACTTGTCTCGTATATATACGAGGAATTCGGTCATCGTGTATGAAGTTCTATGATGGATTTCAGGAATGATTTCCGCATTGTCCACCATGAGTAGGCACATCCATTTTCACAAAAGTATAATGGAACTCAAATTCATATATCAGATACTATTACAATGATCTTATATGAGCACACCAACACgtaacataaacaaaaaacaaaaaaaaaaagcagcagTCCATCGTATATATATCCGGCAGCCAATCAACAACAATAATTGAAGAAACCGGTTCATCGAGATAGGGCTGTGTTCCAGCAGTCCCttattaaagaagaaaaagaactgcGCGTCAtgtagaaaatatataaaagttcCGCGACATTTTTAAGCATTTGACTTGCTTG
Proteins encoded in this region:
- the LOC116251123 gene encoding uncharacterized protein LOC116251123; the encoded protein is MEGQSVAMDRDQQWLLNCLTATLDPNQDVRSFAEASLREASSQPGFGVALSKVTINKELPFGLRQLAAVLLKQFVKQHWQEDDPNYTHPLVPPMEKVTIRNLLLLALDDSHGKICTAASMAVASIAHYDWPEEWPELMPFLLKLITDRSNIHAVHGGLRCLALLSGDLDDSSVPRLVQLLFPHLHTIVSSHQIYNKHMRTKALSIVHSCISTLGSMTGVYKSETRELMVPMFKAWMEQFSSIMQAPVQSEDPDDWGIRMEVLKCLIQLIQSFRSLGEAEFVAVLASTWQTFVSCLRVYELSSIQGTEDPYSGRVDSDGADTSLDAFVIQLFEFFLTVVGDRKLSKVVQGNIKELLYYAVAFLQMTEEQVQTWVADANQYVADEDDMAYSCRISGLLLLEEIVKAYDDGIEAVLEAAQNRFSESLQAKASGSSRWWKLAEAAIFSLGALAEVVAEPEDDESVKLRIGRCIEPMLTKDMGIVVQEFPFLHARIFSTIAKFSSVVGQTTLKHFLFAAMQAIASEVPPPVKVGACRALSQLLQDSNYDTMQPHIIGLFSAIVELLKQASDETMHLVLETLQAAVKAGNGAIVSVEPVISPLVLNLWAQHVSDPLISIDAVEVLEAIKDMPGCLRPLVSRVLPSIGPILQNPHQQPEGLVAGSLDLLTMLIKKAPSDVVKQAYDACFDLVVQITLQSEDHGEIQNATECLSAFVLGGKQDMLSWGHEPGFTIRSLLDSASRLLNPDLDSSASLFVGGYVLQLILHLPSEMQQHLQNLVAALVKRMESSQISGLKNSILLVLARLVHLCAPHVGLFINLLRGIPMNGYESALSYVMSEWTRQQGEIQGSYQIKVTTSALALLLASRHAELENIFVQGQLIKSSTGIVTRSKAKTSPDQWTTVSLPVKILSILADMLLELQEQTLDRDEEDSEWEEVQDAGDADRQTLIYSATSLSSVLPSVEHLEAMEKVLFESEDNDYEDCLLKGDPLNEINLTNYIVECITKFSSSYRPDFDCFCQSLTGAQRNIIQIAIKR